ATTACTGACAGTCTCGGTCTTGTGGGATTCAGGATCTGGACCACGTGGAGGCCCAAGACCACTTAGGATCCAGACCCATCACCCATATGCCTAGAACTACTAAGATCCTATTGTTGGGCCCAGGTTCCCCAGCTGGAAGGCACAGCTCACTCTGGACCTTGCCCCCTGCCACTGAAACCATAGGTCCTAGTCTATGCAGGATGAGGGAACTCAAGGCCCAGGTTCCCAGAGATTTACACTGGGTTCCGGGATAGCCCTCAGCCAGGCCTCCTGGGAAAAAAGAGCCCATCTTCCTGGGGTCCAGGTCCTTTGTAAAATAAAGACCAGAGACTCACTGTCCCAGTCCCAAGATCCAGGCTAAATGtccaaagcccccaggctcttcACCTATAAGCCCCAGACATTCCAAAGTCAGGCACTGTTGTCGCCAGCAAGTTCCAGACCACCAAGACTTAGGCAGTGGGGGTGCCCTTGCCTCTTTGACTTACCCAGGAATTCAGGAGCTGGACCCCAAACTCAGGCTAAGAAGCCTTCCCCTAGGACCTTGGCATTTGGGGCCCGGGCCCACCCCCATTGTCTGACACCCGTCACTCTGTCCCCAGGCCATACCCCACTTCACGTGGCTGTCATCCACAAAGATGCCGAGATGGTTCGGCTGCTCCGGGAGGCTGGAGCAGACCTCAACAAACCGGTGAGCTGCCCTAGGGAGAAGGTGTGGCAGGGCAGATTGTCCCCCAGAGCGGGCCAGGGCCTCCCTGACCTCTCTGCTGCTCCTCACAGGAGCCCACTTGTGGCCGGAGCCCCCTACACTTGGCAGTGGAGGCCCAAGCCGCCGATGTGCTGGAGCTCCTCCTGAGGGCAGGTGCCGACCCCGCTACCCGCATGTACGGCGGCCGCACCCCACTGGGCAGTGCCATGCTCCGGCCCAACCCCATCCTCGCTCGCCTTCTCCGTGCACATGGAGCCCCTGAGCCCGAGGATGAGGACGACAGGCCTGGCCCCTGCAGCAGCAGTAGCGACAGTGACAGCGGGGACGAGGGCGTGAGTCAGGAGGAAAGACTGGGTGTCCCAGCTTGGGGGTCAGGGTAAACGGGCAGGTGGGAAGCAGGGAGAAGGCAGCATAGTGAGACTGACCCCAGGCCGCTGCGGTCAGAGAACTCAGGCAGCGGTTCCAGGGCTGTCAGCAGTCCGGGGAGCCCTGGACAGGGCTGGCGGGGAACAGGCGGGGAGTGGTGTTTGAGAAACCTAAGGCAAAGCCAAGATGAGAACTCAGGCAGAGTTAGAGAAAAGACGTCGGTCGGAGTGACCCGTAATGGCAGTGGTTGGCAGCAGTGGCTGACAGCATAGGGAGTGACTGTGTGGAGGAAGAGTTGGAGAACTCAGACGGCGGTGGGAACCTGACCTCAGGCAGCAGTGATCCCAACGCTGGTGACAGCGGGGAAAGACCTGAGCCAGCAGTGAGGAGGTTGTTTGGGGGAATCCAGGCAGCAGAGACACTACCCCAAGGGGGAGGACGGGGGacaagcctgggggtgggggggtgaggagtctgggtagaggcagagggaggcaccTGAGGAGGGGCGGCCCCAGCGGCTGTGGCTGCCGAAGGTCCAGCAAAGCAGCAGAGCTGGAGCCTGAGCAGCCGGCAGGCTGTGGGAGAACATGCATGACCTTGAACGTGGTGGGTGGCAAACCAGGAGCAGGGGATTTGAGTGGGGGGAACTTGGGCTTTTCCAGGCAAGACCCAGTTGCCAGGGTGGGCGGGAGAAACTGGACGATTGGCAGGGTGACAGCCGCCTGAGCCCGTGCCTGCcccccctctgcccccaggaTGAATACGACGACATCGTGGTCCACAGTGGCCAGAGCCCAAATCGGctacctcccaccccagcctcaaAACCTCTCCCTGATGACCCCGTCTGACCTCATTGTTTATAGAGTTTCCAGTTTAATAAACTTCTCCCTGATGACCCCATCTGACCTCATTGTTAATAGAGTTTCCAGTTTAATAGAATCCCGCTTCTGATAACCAGAGACTAGACTGATGGTCGCCTTCCCAGTCTTTCAGTTTATTCCTGGGTCCCTGTCTGTCCAAAATCAAGCACCACACAAGCCTTAGTGGTTTTCTTTGTGCTTTATTCACACGGAGGGATTGGAGGGGGTGACACGGGGGGCCGGATGTGTCCTGAGTCAGTGAGCCCAGCTCCTCTGCCCAGCTCAGGTTCAGGCCCTGGGCCTGGTCGCACAGCCCACCCTTCCCCCAAGCCTGCAGGCTGGGGGACAGAGTGGGCTGTGAGGTGAGCTTTGGGGATCCACAGTCCTAGGCCATAGGGGGTATCGGGAGTCATCCCTCCCTCCTGATCTCCTCCCCCAGAATCTCGGTTGCCTTCTTCAGCTCCTTTCTCACGTGCTCCAGCCGCTCCATGTCGTGCTCCTGGCAGGGCAGGGTCAGAAAGGGGTTGATCAGCAGCCACCTTCAAGGGCGGGCCACCCCAAAAGTCACCCGTGAATGTGGCCTTTGTCACTTTGCACAACAGCAGCCAGCAGGGGTCACCCTGGTCCCCATGGACCTCGATGGGGGCCAGAGGGGGATGGCCAACGTGACCGGCTGCACAGCCCATGTTGACTGCCTTGCCCACAGCAGCAGAGAGGACCAGTAAAGGTGCCGGACTTGGGAGACCAGGCCCCCTTTTTGAGGTGCTGGCCATTGTGGCTACTGCCACCAGTCGTGGGGACAGCCTACTTTCTGTGACTCAGCAGTGGCGTCCATCCCCGGTCCACTGGACCAAGCATGGCAGCCTCTTTCAACACGGCCACACGGCTCGCCACAGACCACAGTGCTGACCGACTCAGTTCGCCGTTCACGGCCATCTCAGTCACTCTCATCTCAGCCATCTTGACCCTCTTGATCCGGCCTTGACCTTGCCTGGCTGTTGCTGCCTTTCCTGCTCTCAGTCCCCGTCACTAGGCTCCATTTCTGGTAGATATTGGCTATTTATGGCTCAACGCTGGTACGTGTTTGGTCGGAATCCCCTGACCGTCCGGTCCACCCCGCTGGCCCATCACCTCCTACACTCACCTCCCTCTCCGaagcctcttccttctcctcctgcttgggcTCAGCTTCTGGCTGGTGGGAGTGGTGGCGGTGCGGCGAGTCCTCGTGTCCCTCTCCTCCGCCCCCCTCGGCTCCCCGCCACAGGCCGCCGCCCTCGCCTAGCACCTGCAGGCCCTTCTCCTCCGCCTCGAACTGCGCTGTCTCCTCATCACTGGCCTGCTCTGCCACTCGCTTCTGGGGGCCCCCTCTGCCCTCTAGGCGATGCCTCCATAGGCCTTCGCCTTCGAAGGATTCCATGGGCccccccttcttccttttctcctcctcctctgccttctcctcctcctcctcctcctcctcgttcTCCTCCTGGCGGAGCCGGCTGTGGAGCTGCTCATGGATGGTCTGTTCCCGCACCTCAGACTTGTGGGccctctctgctgcctcctcttcctcttccctcactTCCTGGCTGGACCTTGTCTTCCCAGCCTCTTGCTTCTTGAAATCCTCAAGCAGTAGGCCTTTCTCTTTGGTGGACACACAGCcataaggctctgtctgacacatttctggcagaaagagagaggacgcTCTCTGTGCTGCAAATCGGGAAACTGAGACCTGGAGTTCTGGGGTGCACCCAAGGTCCCACAGGGGGGCTGCCCAAAACTGGGAGAGGAGGGTCAGGTCCGGGGTACATTCTGTGCCCCCATCCCACACCTCTGCAGGGAACCCCACGGGTGGAGCTGGAGGCCAGGTGGACACTGCACAGTGCTATGCCAACCCAGGCAAGGGAGTCTGGGGGAGACACCCcgtcctccaggaagccctgacCAAAACCCAGGGTAGGGTGGGGGCTCCCAGGAGGAACTGGGGCCTGCTTACCTTTGTGGAGGAGAGCTGTGCAAGGGCTTCTCTGGGCCTGGCCCAGCGCCAGTACTTCCGTGACCACCTCGGCCAGACAGCGAGTCAGCTGGTGAAGGGACAGAGGGGAGATTGAGGGCAGGGCGGATGGGAGAATGAGAACAGTTGGGGGTGTGGAGAGGAGATGATCATGCAGGCTGGTCAGAGGGCCAGGGTGTGGGGAAGATGAGGCAGGGCAAGGGGTCCGCACTCCTCACCTCTTCCTTGGAGGATCTTGGCACCAAGGGAGCAGCGGTGGCTGTGGAGGAAGGAGATGGGTACACGGCTTGGACAGCCCCCACCCCATGCTGTCCTTGGTGCTGATTCCAGGTTCAAGCGCATCCTGTTACtcacctgtcccctcccccagcctacCTACTGGGTGCACCATCTCCACCTGGACAGCTCAGCCAGCAAAGTCTCTAGTCTGACACCACTGGGTGCACCATTCCGGCCCCCTGGTCTCTCAAGTCCCTGGTCCCTCAGCTGGCCGAGAAAGTCCCCTTTCTAGTTTCTGGCACTCACCTGCCCCCAGCAGCAGCGCCAACAGCAGGGGCAACggcagcaacagcagcacagAGGCGGGCCCGTGGCGCTGCATGGTGGGGCGTCCTGACCAGAGTGCTCAGTGGCTGCACTGGACGGTGCGGCAGCTGCTTATAACCTGTGCCCCTGGCCCCGAAGGGGAGGAAGTGACATCACCAATGCCCCTTCCCTGCCTGCGGCCAGGTGACAGCTGTGGGGCGGCCACCTGCCCGAGATCCTCAATTATTCATGAAGACCCACGTCCTgcacctgctcccctccagctAATGGCCCCTGAGCACCTGCATGGAGGGAGGGTGCATCCCCCAAACAATCTGTCGAGCTTAATGCTGTGCTGGGAGGGCAATCAGGGCTTGAAACCAGCGGCAGCCACTTGCAGACAGACCTCAGACAACTTTTCCTTGGGCATTTCCTGCATCTCGAAATTTGGGTCTCCTAAACCTATTTCCCCAAAGACTGCGGCTGGGCTCTGcctgaatcccagctccaccactatCGGCTATACAGGCCCGGGGTTTTTTTTTTCGGGGAAAACTGCTGAGGGTTTTGCCGACTCTAGGGTTGGTTCCATCCTTTGTGAAATGGGGCCAGTGACTCCACAGGGAAGGCATGGCGGTAGGTGAGGAGTGCACATGGTCATTAGacagtgccaggcactgggagCTACACAGGTCCCAGCCCCTTCCATCTAGGAatttttactgagcacctactctatGCCCAGCCGTCTTATAGAGCCTGGGGCTCCAGCAGGGGTCACGCTGGCAAACTTCCCTGTGCTCTCGGCGCAGAGCTTTGAGAAGGGACACAGGCAACACTCACATAGGTGTCAGGAAGGAGGAAACGACCGCAGAGTCCCACATCACAAGAGTGCTAGGGGCTTTTACTCTGGCTGGTCAGGGAGGTCCTCTTGGAAGAGGATTATTTGGGCGAAGGCCGAAGTGATAAAATGGAGGCAGTCACGCCAGCTGGAGGGAAAGGGTAGCCAGGGAAGGGACCAGCGAGAGCAAAGGTCTGAGTCAAGACTGAGTCTGCAGAGTTGGAACAGCCAGACCTAGAGCACGACAAGAGGTCGGttgaggaggaaggcagagggcagaTAATGGGGCGGGGCACTTTGTGGATCCCGGGGACCGCTCTGTCCTTTCCTTAAGTGAGAGGGAGCAACAGGAGGTCTCCAAGCAAGGGAGGGATGTGATCGGATAAGGGGGTCCACAGCGTCGCTCTGGCTTCGTGGGGAGCCCAGGCAGCAGCAGGCAGTGAAAAGGCTGGTCAGTCACGGTGGACAGGACCAGGGACggagcaggaaggagaaagtAAGGGCCCCTGGAGGCTTCTGGGAGATATTCGGAAGGTGTGGCTAGAGTCTGCTGAAGGAAGGACTGACGGCGTGAGAATTGAGGGTCACTGGATGGGCTGTGGCTAGAGGAGCTGGGAAGATGGTACCGTGTACTGCGAAGGGCAGAGTGAGTTCTGGCTTCGCTGAGGCTGTGCCGTCTCCCGGACCTCTCCCTGCTGCGAGAGGTGGAGGTGAGGGTGAGGTGTCCCTTGTCCTAGAGCAAGGGGAGAGGATTCAGCATCCTCTTCGTTCTGGTGGTGGCCCCAGCTTGCCCTCCATGTGCTCGGGAGGTTGCTGGCCATTCCCGGCCATGGTCCCTCCAGCCACAACCCTGTAAAGGGTTAGCACCTCTGCCCAGCTGCCCGGCACCCCCGGTGAGGCAACCAGGGTCTAAACCCCTTGCTCACAGATCCACAAAGGCCTTGGTTCTGACCATTTATTGGGGACTTCTACTAAGTACTGACAGAGGGAAGGATAAAAGGTTGGAGGCTTCTTCTCTTCCCCCCCATCCCTACAACCTTCAAGTCCCCGGATGTCCTGCTTTCTGGTGCAGGTTGGGACCATCAGTGGCGACAGGGTCACTGGCTGATTCTGGGGAAGTAGGGGAGTAAGGAAGGGTCCCAGGCACAGAGCTGACACAGAGAATGCAGATGTCAGGATATGCTCAGGAAAATAGGTCCCAGGCTTCCAGAGTCCCCTGAGCTCCAGGAAGCAGCCACAGCCCTGTGGACGGATGAGGGTGACTCCTCAGCTTGAAACAGGCCGGCTCAGGCGCCTTGGCTTCTGGGGCTGGTTGGGGCCGATGTACTGAAGAGGCATATGGGTGGGGGCCGTGATCCGCTCGATGCCAAGGTagggctggagggcagggggcacgaggactgagccatcctgggGACAGAGCGGGCCACAGGTTGCTGCCATGGCCCCAGgcctccaccctctctctcctccagagGGATCCTTCTAGCCCTTACCTCCTGCTGATTGCTTTCCAGGAGGGCGATGAGGAGGCGGGGGACGGCGCAGGCCGTGGCGTTCACCTAGGAGAGAGGCATGCCCGCATCCACCTGATGGCCTCTGCTGGCCCGGAAGAGGCTGAGGTGGCACGTCCCTAGGAGGGCGGAggctctggggagggagggaagaggtgcGGGTGCTCACCGTGTGGGCGAACTGCAGCTCCCCGGCCTCCTCCTGGAACATGATGTGAAGCCGGCGGCTCTGGAAGTCCGTGCAATTGGATGCGCTGGAGACCTGGGCAAGGGCACAGGGTGGGCTGAGGGGACCAGCTGGAAGTGGGGAGTCTTGTCCCCCCGGTCCCCACTGCACCGGGGGCTCACCTCACCAAAGCGGCCGCGGCCTGGCATCCAGGCCTCAATATCGAACTTGCGGTAGGCGGGAAGGCCCAGTTCCTGGGTGGGCATGTCTAGGACGCTGCGGTAGAAGAGAAAGTCATGGTGAAGGTCAGCAGGTAAGAGGTAGAGGCACAAGAAAGTGGCAGCAGCTGTGGCAGTGGGCATGGCGGAAGAGAAGTGGatggagaggagggcagggaggagaaggcaagggCTACTGGGATTGTAGCAGGTCCCCAGGCCAAAAGGCCACATCCCCGGGCCTCTCTGGAAGCCTGTGACggccagggtgggggtggtgtggggCTGCCGAGGAGCCACGTGGAGGGGCTGCAGGTGGGGCATCACCCAGGATGGGAGCCACAAGAGGGAAGAGGCCTGGGTGCCCACACTGGGGTGCCCCATGCTGCTCAGGTCGCTGACCCTGCCCTGTGGTCCTACACAGGATTTTACAGATGGACAGACCCTGTACATACTCTAGATATAGGGAAAAGGGGCAAGGGGAGGGGTGAGATGAGGCCTTTCATGATTAGGGAGCACCTAGCCAGCCCGTCCCTCCTCCcgtgcccccaccccgccccacacCGGAAGTGCAGGCCCAGCTCCGTCAGGATCTCCATCTGCAGGGACAGGAACTCCTCCAGTAGCCGCGAGCtctgctccagcccaggacctgtCACCCCGAACATCTCCACCTGGGGCAGCGCAGCGGGCACAAGAGTCAGGAGGCCCGGGGTCCCTGGAGTGGCCCTCCTCCCTGGTCCTGGCCACACTGACCTTGGTGAAGTGGTGTACTCGATACAGTCCCCGTGGCTCCTTCCCTGTGTCTGTCTCGGCCCGGTAGCAGGTACTAGAACAAACCATcctgggtggggagcaggggaggtggagtcagggaggggagagggaatgtCACAGGTGGGGACAAGATCTAAAGGAACTGAGTATCACCTGATGGGCAGGTCCCTGAAGGCCACGGAGTGGTCCATGAAGTAGCCTGGGAGGAAAGGGGAACATGACGGGTCAGCCAGGGGCAAACGCTCATCCACAGGAAACCTCTGTGAGACTGAGAAAAGGGGTCCCCTCTGGTGGACACAACCTCATGGCGGGGCACATGGCTGGATCCTCACTGCGCTGTTGTACAGTCAACAACCTACACAACTGTACATGTTGAGCCTGGGGTCACTGAGACATCCTCAGCAGACAGCCGTCACCCCTAGGGTGCTCCTTGGTGTCCCCCCTACAATCCCTGTTGCTCTGAGGATGCTGCATGTAACCTCACCCCTGTTGTTGCCTCTTGGCAGGTGCTTACCAGCCAGTCCCACCTCTGCTGTCCCAGCCAGGTTGAGGTCTTCAAAGCGGGAGGGGTCGATGTTGTAAATCTGGGACGGATTGGCATTTGGTGTCATCCCACAGCCTTCCTGGGGAAGATGCCAAGTCACAGAGGTCAGAGGACAGAGGACCTCCAGCTCCATTTTGCAGTCACaacccctgctcctccccaggaAGCTTCTGGAATTGCCCTGGCCTCCCTGTTCTGGCCTGACAACCTCAACCCAGTCCCAGGGCGGCCTCTGTGGGGGAGATGGGCCCCAGAACAGGGCACACAGCTGAGCGTGGGGAGGACTCACAAACACAGCTCCTCGGAGAAGGTCTGGCACCGTCATGGGAGTGAAGCCCTGTGAAGAGGAACAGGGTTGGGTGATGGGCACAGCCAGGACCCCCACCCGGGCCGAAGCTCAGACTGGAAGAAGCGGCACTGCAGAGTGGGCCAATGGCTCCTGCCTGTCCTTACAAAGCCCAGGCCACCTCCAAGGAAACTGAGTAAGTCCTGAGCAGTGGGCTTGGCACTGGCTCCGGGACCTTGGTGTCCCTGACACTTGGCCCTCTCTGCTGGGGCTTCACAGTTTCCTCGCTCAGTTCAGCCCACACAGGGTAGCGGGAGGTGTAGTGACAGCTTTCTTTGGCTCCCCAGTGCCCCTGGGAAATGTCCAAGTCCCTCACTGCCGCCCACACCCCATGCCTCCAGCCTCTGCCAACCCCTCCTGGTTCAGCAACATCACATTTCCCCGACACTCCCTTTATGCTACAGGCAGGTGGTGAGGTGGTGAACACAGGCTCTAGGGCCAGCCCCAGGCAACAGCCACGAGATCCTGGGCTAGTTACGCTCTCTCCAAGCCTTAATTTCTCTATCTCTGAAGTGGGGGTAACAACGGCACTTACCTCCTACCCCTATTCTAAGAATTAAACGtgttaattttatgtgtaaaGCTCTGTAAACAGCGACCAGAGCAGAGGTGACCCCCCTGCCCAGCCTCTCCGCGTTGAGCCTCTCCGTCAGCGTCCACATCAccccctccaggcagccctcccatcccggcccatACCCGCTGGATGAGCTTGTTGAGTGTGAAGTTGACTAGGCCGTGCTGCAGGAGGGCTCCAGCCCCTCGGAGGTAGTAGGAGCGGTGGCCGGATACGTGGGACAGGCGCCTGGGAGACAGATGGGGAGACAGGCGGGTGCATGTgggctggggctggtgggggaagagggaagttCTTCTGCACCCCCAGGGCAGAGGCCAGCTGCCAGGCGGGGGACTGGGCATCAAACATTCATGTGAAGTGAGGCCCCAGACACAGTGTTAAGCCagctgctggggtggggagggcgggctGGAGGGGCGGGCGGGACTCACTTCTGACGGATGATGTCGAGTTTCTCCGCGATTTCCAGGTGGCCCCGGGGTTGGAAGGAGAAAGCTGGATCAGGATGAAAAGTGGGGGGGTAAGGGTTGTGGGGAGAGACGTGGAACAGGGATAGAGAGAGGATTAGAAAGACGCGGGAATGAGCAGCAGAAAGAcggacaggcagggagagaaaggaaaccagGTGGCAGCAGAGATGGGACTAGCAAAGAGcgagagagatagagaaacacGGGAAGCAGAGATAGAGaaacacaggagagagagagcaaagggaagaaaacattAGGAAGAAgcgaggaagagggaggggggcagagagccAGAGCCAGACAGGAGTTGGGGAGGAAAACCCAAGGGAATCAGGGGCCAATGCGGGGCAGGGACAGACTGCCATGGACACAGAGATAGGATGGGAGGCCGGAGAAGGGGCACACAGGACCTCTATAGGCCCCAGCTGCATCCCAGACCCTAGGGGCCCCACCCCGGGGCTGGTGGGGTGCCCCACCTGGCTTGTCTCCGACCACGTGGAGCACTCGGGCCTGGCTCTCATCCCCGACGGGCTGCAGAGACACAGCAGGAGTCACAGGGGAGGTGGCCTCAAAAGGGCCCCCAAGCCCCCTgagcacccagcacagtgcttACCACGTCCGGGTGGGTCCGGTTGGGCAGCTTTAGCGCCCGCAGGAAGAAATCCTCCTCAAGCTGGCTCTCCTTGGGGTACAGGACCATGAGCAGCTTGCGGATCTCCCGGCCACGTGCCCGCAGGCTCTGATACTGGGGGTCCTGGGGACAGGGGCAGGTGGCGTTGGCCCAGAAAAGGGCAGGGGTCCCTCGAACCAGTCTGACCTTGAGCCTTGCTGGCAAAACCTCTGTGGAGGACACTCACTGTCCCTTTGGCCTGACATCCTGAATTTCCTTTTGGGAAATTCTCTCCCTTCACCTCACCACCATGTGGCCTGTCCAGAGGGCCATGACTCAGGCCTGGCCTTCCAGAACATTTCATGGTCTTGGCCACAGTGACTGGCTCAAAGACAGGCACTGACCCAAGCCCCAGGACTATGGGTGTAGCTCTCAGGGAAGTGGTCCTCTTTGTGCCCCACcctggctcccctttctctaaAGGGAAAAGGTTGGTCTAGGAATGAGAGGGAAGCAGAGCCAAATACGGAGCCAGGACCCAGAGCTGGCCTTTTGTCTCGTGAATCAGCACATTCACTTGGATCAATAGTCCTGTGTGTTGTCTCCGGTCACATGGGAGGAATCAGGACTCACGCGGCCCCTGCCCACTCCCACCAGGGTCGAGACATCACTCCCGTGTACTACCTGCTGCACTTGACCGTTGTCCTGGTTTACCTGGtagaagagagatggagagggtgATTAGGTTCCTTTAGTTGGGgctggaaaagggaaaa
The genomic region above belongs to Neovison vison isolate M4711 chromosome 7, ASM_NN_V1, whole genome shotgun sequence and contains:
- the NFKBIB gene encoding NF-kappa-B inhibitor beta isoform X2; this encodes MAGVACLGKAPEADEWCDSGLGSLGPDASAPGGPGLGAELGPGLSWAPLVFGYVTEDGDTALHLAVIHQHEPFLDFLLGFAAGTEYLDLQNDLGQGPDRTSDADRPPVTLYPEPDSEKEDEESEEDWKLQLEAENYEGHTPLHVAVIHKDAEMVRLLREAGADLNKPEPTCGRSPLHLAVEAQAADVLELLLRAGADPATRMYGGRTPLGSAMLRPNPILARLLRAHGAPEPEDEDDRPGPCSSSSDSDSGDEGDEYDDIVVHSGQSPNRLPPTPASKPLPDDPV
- the CCER2 gene encoding coiled-coil domain-containing glutamate-rich protein 2 codes for the protein MQRHGPASVLLLLPLPLLLALLLGAATAAPLVPRSSKEELTRCLAEVVTEVLALGQAQRSPCTALLHKEMCQTEPYGCVSTKEKGLLLEDFKKQEAGKTRSSQEVREEEEEAAERAHKSEVREQTIHEQLHSRLRQEENEEEEEEEEKAEEEEKRKKGGPMESFEGEGLWRHRLEGRGGPQKRVAEQASDEETAQFEAEEKGLQVLGEGGGLWRGAEGGGGEGHEDSPHRHHSHQPEAEPKQEEKEEASEREEHDMERLEHVRKELKKATEILGEEIRREG
- the SARS2 gene encoding serine--tRNA ligase, mitochondrial isoform X2, translated to MAASMARRLGSLVAGWGLRPRRGCVCSHNARRTFATERRDRNLLYEHAREGYSALPQLDMESLCACPEDAARALQLRKGELRPEDLPAIIATWQELRQLREQIRILEEEKGAVAEAVRALLVNQDNGQVQQDPQYQSLRARGREIRKLLMVLYPKESQLEEDFFLRALKLPNRTHPDVPVGDESQARVLHVVGDKPAFSFQPRGHLEIAEKLDIIRQKRLSHVSGHRSYYLRGAGALLQHGLVNFTLNKLIQRGFTPMTVPDLLRGAVFEGCGMTPNANPSQIYNIDPSRFEDLNLAGTAEVGLAGYFMDHSVAFRDLPIRMVCSSTCYRAETDTGKEPRGLYRVHHFTKVEMFGVTGPGLEQSSRLLEEFLSLQMEILTELGLHFRVLDMPTQELGLPAYRKFDIEAWMPGRGRFGEPTLCPCPGLQRIQLHGLPEPPASHHVPGGGRGAAVRPHGERHGLRRPPPPHRPPGKQSAGALPWHRADHGPHPYASSVHRPQPAPEAKAPEPACFKLRSHPHPSTGLWLLPGAQGTLEAWDLFS
- the SARS2 gene encoding serine--tRNA ligase, mitochondrial isoform X1, with the protein product MAASMARRLGSLVAGWGLRPRRGCVCSHNARRTFATERRDRNLLYEHAREGYSALPQLDMESLCACPEDAARALQLRKGELRPEDLPAIIATWQELRQLREQIRILEEEKGAVAEAVRALLVNQDNGQVQQDPQYQSLRARGREIRKLLMVLYPKESQLEEDFFLRALKLPNRTHPDVPVGDESQARVLHVVGDKPAFSFQPRGHLEIAEKLDIIRQKRLSHVSGHRSYYLRGAGALLQHGLVNFTLNKLIQRGFTPMTVPDLLRGAVFEGCGMTPNANPSQIYNIDPSRFEDLNLAGTAEVGLAGYFMDHSVAFRDLPIRMVCSSTCYRAETDTGKEPRGLYRVHHFTKVEMFGVTGPGLEQSSRLLEEFLSLQMEILTELGLHFRVLDMPTQELGLPAYRKFDIEAWMPGRGRFGEPTLCPCPGLQRIQLHGLPEPPASHHVPGGGRGAAVRPHGERHGLRRPPPPHRPPGKQSAGGWLSPRAPCPPALPWHRADHGPHPYASSVHRPQPAPEAKAPEPACFKLRSHPHPSTGLWLLPGAQGTLEAWDLFS
- the SARS2 gene encoding serine--tRNA ligase, mitochondrial isoform X4, producing the protein MAASMARRLGSLVAGWGLRPRRGCVCSHNARRTFATERRDRNLLYEHAREGYSALPQLDMESLCACPEDAARALQLRKGELRPEDLPAIIATWQELRQLREQIRILEEEKGAVAEAVRALLVNQDNGQVQQDPQYQSLRARGREIRKLLMVLYPKESQLEEDFFLRALKLPNRTHPDVPVGDESQARVLHVVGDKPAFSFQPRGHLEIAEKLDIIRQKRLSHVSGHRSYYLRGAGALLQHGLVNFTLNKLIQRGFTPMTVPDLLRGAVFEGCGMTPNANPSQIYNIDPSRFEDLNLAGTAEVGLAGYFMDHSVAFRDLPIRMVCSSTCYRAETDTGKEPRGLYRVHHFTKVEMFGVTGPGLEQSSRLLEEFLSLQMEILTELGLHFRVLDMPTQELGLPAYRKFDIEAWMPGRGRFGEVSSASNCTDFQSRRLHIMFQEEAGELQFAHTVNATACAVPRLLIALLESNQQEPYLGIERITAPTHMPLQYIGPNQPQKPRRLSRPVSS
- the SARS2 gene encoding serine--tRNA ligase, mitochondrial isoform X3; its protein translation is MAASMARRLGSLVAGWGLRPRRGCVCSHNARRTFATERRDRNLLYEHAREGYSALPQLDMESLCACPEDAARALQLRKGELRPEDLPAIIATWQELRQLREQIRILEEEKGAVAEAVRALLVNQDNGQVQQDPQYQSLRARGREIRKLLMVLYPKESQLEEDFFLRALKLPNRTHPDVPVGDESQARVLHVVGDKPAFSFQPRGHLEIAEKLDIIRQKRLSHVSGHRSYYLRGAGALLQHGLVNFTLNKLIQRGFTPMTVPDLLRGAVFEGCGMTPNANPSQIYNIDPSRFEDLNLAGTAEVGLAGYFMDHSVAFRDLPIRMVCSSTCYRAETDTGKEPRGLYRVHHFTKVEMFGVTGPGLEQSSRLLEEFLSLQMEILTELGLHFRVLDMPTQELGLPAYRKFDIEAWMPGRGRFGEVSSASNCTDFQSRRLHIMFQEEAGELQFAHTVNATACAVPRLLIALLESNQQEDGSVLVPPALQPYLGIERITAPTHMPLQYIGPNQPQKPRRLSRPVSS